The Brevibacillus brevis genome contains a region encoding:
- a CDS encoding septation ring formation regulator EzrA — protein sequence MKRKLFMLCLAGMLLYTNPAYATPFPDKKDEVVQDADNYLKKEDRTAFANSLNGIPGSYKVVVVESTAPEAESPDIYAQKLFDNYNLADDALMIVLDINTEQLGIYAGPSLQAKGATMALLHDKIASFYEPFRTQKQYLTGIQTLIAEVNQELSRIESKQATANPGATDASKAEESESSSALGGIPWWIYLVGAVFAGLSIGLIYAMIRRRAIFAQVDDVEDWKEELVEKINVIEVEKPLRRSSGMTEVRYHHLADKKENLLRIRIPDVEMMILDAEEACDRFRFTLALGMLNEAREAISKIEEELNELKTDTSKVAVTKQENKVVVPEIGKQVEQMERRLSDLRLEYGLSFHELKASLDEVDTMRKLVKTARTAGDDIAAYETTQKAQQVLEQVGQAMELIPKLVQRVKKEMPEEFKHLEEGIEQAVRDGFDLKQDSLDNALLQAKQLVMSAKSALEEGSLEMVLTHVKAFEVLLDATYQAIEDGVLARDEAAATVYAEAEPQIEMNQSKDETEFVQEEKRAEAGEVEQDNSLQQVAATSAAVEPEIRTPEPTPASETEHSTSEADSVKPTPFQQTKVEEERTVRGKSSELSEAERSVLLQAIPQLFNKKAQKSAPTVKAEEPVYEEEEEYELVMPKSQPEQEEMIPEEEEQTYLVIETEDDALDELERISNTLVRVRQHIKRSYLPGIPDQLKYMFEEVVQTLGRVQTIMEQYRYDLEEVAMLVQDASDLVGETERMAERIITTCQMAEGAIQYTNRYRRQNRQVNELLTKAEISFRQLAFAEAYQLAEEARLVIEGAPAEEDNRWLLRRKKKG from the coding sequence GTGAAACGAAAACTATTCATGCTCTGTTTGGCAGGCATGTTGTTATATACGAATCCGGCTTATGCGACGCCGTTTCCAGATAAAAAAGACGAAGTTGTTCAGGACGCTGACAACTATTTGAAAAAAGAAGACAGGACCGCCTTTGCAAATTCATTGAACGGCATACCGGGCAGCTACAAAGTCGTCGTAGTGGAAAGCACGGCACCAGAAGCTGAATCTCCAGATATCTACGCACAAAAGCTGTTTGACAATTACAATTTGGCCGACGATGCCTTGATGATCGTACTCGACATAAACACCGAGCAGTTGGGGATTTACGCCGGTCCTTCTTTGCAGGCAAAAGGTGCCACGATGGCATTGCTGCATGACAAGATTGCGTCTTTCTATGAACCATTCCGTACACAAAAGCAGTATTTGACCGGGATTCAGACGTTAATTGCGGAAGTAAACCAAGAGCTTAGCCGCATCGAAAGCAAGCAAGCAACAGCAAATCCGGGTGCGACCGACGCTAGTAAAGCGGAAGAGAGCGAAAGCAGTAGCGCACTCGGAGGTATTCCATGGTGGATTTATCTGGTTGGGGCTGTATTTGCTGGGCTATCGATCGGCTTGATTTACGCGATGATCAGACGCCGGGCTATTTTTGCCCAAGTAGACGATGTAGAGGATTGGAAGGAAGAGCTCGTTGAGAAGATCAATGTCATCGAGGTGGAAAAACCGCTTCGCCGTTCCAGCGGCATGACAGAAGTCCGTTACCACCACTTGGCTGACAAAAAAGAAAATCTGTTGCGCATTCGCATCCCTGATGTGGAAATGATGATCCTCGATGCGGAAGAGGCTTGCGATCGCTTCCGTTTTACGTTGGCACTTGGCATGCTGAATGAGGCGAGAGAGGCTATTTCCAAAATTGAGGAAGAGCTGAATGAGCTAAAAACAGACACTTCCAAAGTGGCAGTTACCAAGCAAGAAAACAAGGTTGTTGTTCCTGAGATCGGAAAGCAAGTGGAGCAGATGGAACGACGCTTGTCCGATTTGCGTCTGGAGTACGGATTGTCTTTTCATGAATTGAAAGCATCGCTCGATGAAGTAGACACGATGCGAAAACTCGTGAAAACTGCGCGGACGGCAGGGGACGACATCGCAGCTTACGAAACCACACAAAAAGCGCAGCAAGTGCTAGAGCAGGTAGGACAAGCGATGGAGCTCATTCCAAAGCTTGTGCAACGCGTGAAAAAGGAAATGCCGGAAGAATTCAAGCATCTGGAGGAAGGAATTGAGCAGGCCGTTCGTGACGGCTTTGATTTAAAGCAGGATTCCTTGGACAATGCCCTCTTGCAGGCGAAGCAATTGGTCATGTCCGCGAAGAGCGCTTTGGAAGAGGGTAGCTTGGAAATGGTATTGACCCATGTCAAAGCGTTCGAAGTCCTCCTTGATGCGACGTATCAAGCGATAGAAGATGGCGTTCTTGCTCGTGATGAAGCAGCAGCGACTGTATATGCAGAAGCTGAACCGCAAATAGAAATGAATCAAAGCAAAGATGAGACAGAATTTGTGCAGGAAGAAAAGAGAGCAGAAGCAGGAGAGGTGGAACAGGATAATTCGCTACAGCAAGTAGCGGCGACATCCGCGGCTGTGGAGCCGGAGATTCGTACACCTGAGCCGACTCCAGCTAGCGAGACCGAGCATTCTACCAGTGAGGCAGATTCTGTAAAGCCGACTCCTTTCCAGCAGACGAAAGTGGAAGAAGAGCGAACGGTGCGAGGCAAATCCTCAGAGCTGAGTGAAGCTGAACGTTCCGTTTTGTTACAAGCGATTCCTCAGCTTTTCAATAAAAAAGCACAAAAGTCTGCTCCAACAGTCAAAGCTGAGGAGCCTGTGTACGAAGAAGAAGAAGAGTATGAACTGGTCATGCCGAAGAGTCAGCCTGAACAAGAAGAGATGATTCCGGAAGAAGAAGAGCAAACGTATTTGGTCATCGAAACGGAAGACGATGCGCTGGATGAACTGGAGCGAATTTCTAACACATTAGTCCGCGTGCGTCAGCACATCAAGCGGAGCTACTTGCCGGGGATTCCGGATCAATTGAAATACATGTTTGAAGAAGTCGTGCAGACGTTGGGCCGCGTGCAAACGATCATGGAGCAATACCGCTATGATCTGGAAGAGGTGGCTATGCTGGTTCAGGACGCAAGTGATTTGGTCGGCGAAACAGAGCGGATGGCAGAACGCATTATTACAACTTGTCAGATGGCAGAGGGTGCCATTCAGTATACCAACCGTTATCGCCGACAAAATCGCCAGGTCAATGAGTTGTTGACGAAGGCAGAGATATCATTTCGACAACTGGCTTTCGCAGAAGCCTATCAGCTTGCGGAGGAGGCCCGTCTGGTAATCGAAGGCGCACCAGCCGAAGAGGACAACCGTTGGCTTCTGCGTCGCAAGAAAAAGGGATGA